One window from the genome of Castellaniella sp. MT123 encodes:
- a CDS encoding type II toxin-antitoxin system RelE/ParE family toxin, with the protein MRIEWLPGADATRDDQLTYIAQDSIQAARDVAAQIDRQVGQLAQFPELGRAGRRRGTRELVISGKSLLVVYRVRPQLARIEIIRVLHTSQQWPPGETP; encoded by the coding sequence TTGAGGATTGAGTGGCTGCCCGGGGCCGATGCCACGCGGGATGACCAGCTCACGTACATCGCGCAGGACAGCATTCAGGCAGCGCGGGATGTCGCCGCGCAGATCGATCGCCAGGTCGGCCAGCTGGCACAGTTTCCAGAGTTGGGGCGGGCTGGACGGAGGCGCGGCACCCGCGAGCTGGTCATTAGCGGCAAGTCGCTGCTGGTGGTCTACCGGGTGCGACCGCAGCTGGCCAGGATCGAAATCATCCGTGTGCTGCATACCTCGCAGCAGTGGCCGCCAGGCGAAACCCCGTGA
- a CDS encoding cell division protein produces MPVSAIRPESIHPSLWRASQLARGCAQGVNTGHAALSAELPGRGWPAGCLIELLLPQSGIGELRLLLPVLRGSILLIQPPYRLQPLALSWWGVDPGRVILLQAPRGADACWAAEQALRAGTCDVVLLWQGAAAPQPGQSQGKPGRRQHAFVRPDVLRRLNLAAQAGSALFFMFRSSVEADQPSPAPLRLALAPAHDGVAVTFVKRHGPPRDGPLFVPLMPSPILLDQPARPDQRASAFDPPPWIPAAADGMRRPGPGETAESPTVVERGVDDIW; encoded by the coding sequence ATGCCTGTCAGCGCCATCCGTCCCGAATCGATCCACCCGTCCCTGTGGCGGGCATCTCAGTTGGCGCGGGGGTGTGCTCAGGGCGTGAATACCGGCCATGCGGCACTGTCGGCCGAATTGCCGGGCCGCGGCTGGCCGGCCGGGTGTCTGATCGAATTGCTGTTGCCGCAGTCCGGCATCGGCGAACTGCGACTGTTGCTGCCCGTGCTGCGCGGGTCCATCCTGCTGATCCAGCCGCCATATCGGTTGCAGCCTCTGGCGCTGTCCTGGTGGGGGGTGGATCCCGGCCGTGTGATCCTGCTGCAGGCACCGCGCGGGGCGGATGCCTGCTGGGCGGCCGAACAGGCGCTACGAGCGGGTACCTGTGATGTGGTCCTGTTGTGGCAGGGGGCTGCCGCGCCCCAGCCTGGCCAAAGCCAGGGAAAGCCCGGCCGACGGCAGCATGCTTTTGTGCGCCCCGATGTGCTGCGGCGCCTGAATCTGGCGGCTCAGGCAGGGTCGGCCTTGTTTTTCATGTTTCGCTCATCTGTCGAGGCGGACCAGCCGTCGCCCGCGCCGTTACGTTTAGCGCTGGCGCCCGCACATGATGGCGTGGCGGTCACCTTCGTCAAACGTCATGGTCCCCCACGCGATGGCCCGCTGTTCGTGCCGCTGATGCCTTCACCCATTTTGCTGGATCAGCCTGCCAGGCCGGATCAGCGCGCATCGGCCTTTGATCCGCCACCGTGGATCCCTGCCGCAGCCGATGGAATGCGCCGGCCTGGACCCGGTGAGACGGCCGAATCACCGACTGTCGTTGAACGTGGCGTGGACGATATTTGGTAG
- a CDS encoding DNA polymerase Y family protein, translating into MSTVAGISADAVTDQDASVLAIASALLRFTPTLAIAPESVILMDVTASLRLFGGIRALRVQVRRVLAAFDRADVAVAASGPAAWVLARSGQGGSALTARSLRHALARVPLAVSPPARPFADWFRELGCVTLADLGRLPRIGLKKRCGPALLDWLDQLNDGCAHYRWLELPPTFDAGLELPDHIEHAPALQWAVRRLILQLCGWLTARQQDAAAFTLWLGHDRDRVPPWLPDPSTRNQAHSHSTHAEPDPATGTRLDILLGEPGRDPDSLTRLAKERLHRLTLPASVISVRLQVSQLRAAQVPSLDLFPEPGGTPQDHAHLLALLAARLGADHVLVAAPQADHRPEWAARWIPLDPSRPHTPGRAPASRTRHAVSMNPLGQSGLAESHAGSSRDTARQLDWRGNNSLPRPAWLLDAPVPLAMCGHRPCYGTPLRLVSTAERLDCGWQDGHPIIRDYFVAEDETGICYWIFRLGMPEPIPNPGQSGGAEPGPTPDSGTAQAPAPAPAPDAVEPHWYLHGLFG; encoded by the coding sequence ATGTCGACAGTGGCAGGAATATCCGCCGATGCCGTTACGGATCAGGATGCTTCCGTCCTGGCCATCGCCAGCGCCTTGCTGCGGTTTACGCCAACGCTGGCGATCGCCCCGGAATCCGTCATCCTGATGGATGTCACGGCCAGCCTGCGGCTGTTTGGCGGCATTCGTGCCCTGCGGGTGCAGGTGCGCCGAGTCCTGGCCGCGTTTGACCGGGCCGACGTGGCGGTCGCGGCCAGCGGCCCCGCCGCCTGGGTGCTGGCCCGCAGCGGGCAGGGTGGCAGCGCGCTCACAGCCAGATCCCTGCGGCACGCCCTGGCTCGGGTGCCGCTGGCCGTGTCGCCGCCCGCGCGGCCCTTCGCCGACTGGTTCCGGGAACTGGGTTGCGTGACTCTGGCCGATTTGGGGCGCCTGCCGCGCATTGGCCTGAAAAAGCGTTGCGGCCCGGCCTTGCTGGACTGGCTGGATCAGCTTAATGATGGCTGCGCGCACTACCGCTGGCTGGAATTGCCGCCGACGTTCGATGCCGGGCTGGAATTGCCCGATCACATCGAGCACGCACCGGCCTTGCAATGGGCCGTGCGGCGCCTGATCCTGCAGTTGTGCGGCTGGCTGACCGCGCGCCAGCAGGATGCGGCCGCGTTTACGCTATGGCTGGGGCATGATCGCGACAGGGTTCCTCCATGGCTACCGGATCCTTCCACGCGCAATCAGGCACATAGCCACTCCACCCATGCCGAGCCGGATCCGGCAACAGGCACACGGCTCGACATCCTGCTGGGCGAACCCGGCCGGGATCCCGATTCCCTGACCCGGCTGGCAAAGGAACGGCTGCATCGCCTGACGCTGCCGGCGTCCGTCATCAGCGTGCGCCTGCAGGTCTCGCAGCTACGGGCGGCACAGGTTCCCAGCCTGGATCTGTTCCCGGAACCCGGCGGCACGCCGCAGGATCATGCCCACTTGCTGGCATTGCTGGCCGCCCGCCTGGGGGCCGATCATGTGTTGGTGGCGGCGCCCCAGGCCGACCATCGGCCGGAATGGGCTGCCCGCTGGATTCCTCTGGATCCATCCAGGCCGCACACGCCTGGCCGCGCACCGGCTTCCAGAACCCGTCACGCGGTATCCATGAATCCCTTGGGGCAATCCGGCTTGGCCGAATCGCACGCCGGAAGTTCCCGCGACACAGCACGGCAGCTGGACTGGCGGGGGAACAATTCCCTGCCGCGTCCCGCCTGGCTGCTGGATGCGCCCGTGCCGCTGGCGATGTGCGGGCATCGTCCCTGTTACGGCACACCCTTGCGCCTGGTCTCGACCGCCGAGCGGCTGGACTGCGGCTGGCAGGACGGCCATCCCATCATCCGCGACTATTTTGTCGCAGAAGACGAAACCGGTATCTGCTACTGGATTTTCCGCCTGGGAATGCCGGAGCCCATTCCGAACCCAGGCCAGTCGGGAGGGGCGGAACCGGGGCCTACGCCGGATTCGGGCACAGCGCAGGCCCCAGCGCCGGCTCCCGCCCCGGATGCCGTCGAACCGCACTGGTATCTGCATGGGCTCTTTGGATAA
- a CDS encoding error-prone DNA polymerase: MGSLDKRKHARRLAPGGRPDSGQALPAYAELQCVSNFSFLTGASTAEELVARAARLGYAALAVTDECSLAGIVRAHVAAKAAGLPLIVGAAFRLSAAPTWADDDACQANATITLTALAMHRDGYGNLCELVSLGRMRSPKGGYRLTARDLDAPDPSFAHLRGLPGCWVILSPDYPADEARLAAQIRWAVATFGERLRIALTLHARALDDLHRGRVLRVAARFGVPVVATGWPVMHTRSRKPLQDVMSAIRLGKTVHECGYALQPNAERHLRSRLRLANLYPADTVAETARVAQRCGFSLDQLRYEYPDELVPKHQTPATYLRQETLAGARRRFPDGIPPAVREQIDHELELIADLRYEAYFLTVHDIVRFARSQNILCQGRGSAANSAVCYCLGITEVDPARSNLLFERFISKERNEPPDIDVDFEHQRREEVMQYLYAKYGRDRAALTAAVATYRPRGALREAGKALGVDPGVIDRVARAHRWFDSRTDLLQRFADAGLDPQAPLHRQWAAFAVQLLGYPRHLSQHSGGFVISRGRLTRLVPVENAAMDGRTIIQWDKDDIEALGILKIDVLALGMLSMLHRALDLMAERHGRPFALRDIPPEDPATYDMLSRGDSMGVFQVESRAQMAMLPRLRPQCFYDLVIEVAIVRPGPMQGGMVHPYLRRRQGLEPVTFPSRGMEQALARTLGVPIFQEQVMQVAMLAAGYSAGEADQLRRAMAAWKRHGNMDVHHDRLVSGMLMRGYDRDFAESIFAQIRGFGEYGFPESHAASFALLAYASAWLRRHEPAVFLAALLNSQPMGFYTSSQLVQDAQRRRVRVLPVDVTVSDWDSGLERVDGARDTRMETVRLGFSLISGMNRDAAAHIVQARSAQPFADVADLAHRARLERHDLQALARAGALCALAGGNRRAALWQAAAAVPDRDLLRGITRDDVVPVLPRASEGQEIATDYRALGLTLGRHPLALLRDRLRADHLLSAAQLAGLRNRQLARACGLVTVRQRPGTAKGVLFMTLEDETGTVNVIVWPDMFTRYRHEALNAPLLAVYGVWQTDGQVSHLVARRLADRSNLLTSLFDGLPVPSRDFC; the protein is encoded by the coding sequence ATGGGCTCTTTGGATAAACGCAAACATGCCAGGAGGCTGGCCCCTGGCGGGCGTCCGGATTCGGGACAGGCTTTGCCCGCCTACGCCGAACTGCAATGCGTCAGCAATTTTTCCTTCCTGACCGGGGCATCCACGGCCGAGGAACTGGTCGCCCGCGCCGCCCGGCTGGGCTACGCCGCCCTGGCGGTCACGGATGAGTGCTCGCTGGCCGGTATCGTGCGGGCGCATGTTGCGGCGAAGGCAGCCGGCCTGCCACTGATCGTCGGGGCCGCATTCCGGCTATCCGCCGCGCCGACGTGGGCGGATGACGACGCGTGCCAGGCCAACGCCACCATCACGCTCACCGCCCTGGCCATGCACCGCGACGGCTATGGCAATCTGTGCGAACTGGTGTCCCTGGGACGCATGCGCAGCCCCAAGGGCGGTTACCGCCTGACCGCCCGGGACTTGGATGCCCCGGATCCGTCATTCGCCCATCTGCGCGGCCTGCCGGGCTGCTGGGTAATCCTGTCACCCGACTATCCCGCGGACGAGGCCCGGCTGGCGGCTCAGATCCGATGGGCTGTGGCGACGTTCGGCGAGCGGCTGCGCATCGCCCTGACCCTGCACGCCCGCGCGCTGGACGATCTCCATCGCGGCCGGGTGCTGCGCGTGGCGGCCCGGTTTGGCGTTCCGGTCGTTGCCACCGGTTGGCCCGTGATGCACACGCGCTCACGCAAGCCCCTGCAGGACGTGATGAGCGCCATCCGCCTGGGCAAGACCGTGCATGAATGCGGCTACGCCTTGCAGCCCAATGCCGAACGCCATCTGCGCAGCCGCCTGCGGCTGGCCAATCTGTATCCGGCGGACACCGTGGCGGAAACCGCGCGTGTGGCGCAGCGCTGCGGATTTTCCCTGGATCAGCTGCGCTACGAGTATCCCGACGAACTGGTGCCAAAGCATCAGACGCCCGCGACTTACCTGCGTCAGGAAACCCTGGCAGGCGCGCGGCGCCGCTTTCCGGATGGCATCCCGCCCGCAGTGCGGGAACAGATCGACCACGAACTGGAATTGATTGCCGATCTGCGGTACGAGGCCTACTTCCTGACGGTCCACGATATTGTCCGTTTCGCCCGCAGCCAGAACATCCTGTGCCAGGGCCGGGGCTCGGCGGCCAATTCGGCTGTGTGCTACTGCCTGGGCATCACCGAGGTCGATCCGGCGCGTTCGAACCTGCTGTTCGAGCGCTTCATCAGCAAGGAACGCAACGAACCGCCTGACATCGACGTGGATTTCGAACATCAGCGCCGCGAAGAGGTCATGCAGTACCTTTACGCAAAATACGGGCGCGACCGGGCGGCGCTGACGGCGGCGGTGGCCACGTACCGGCCGCGTGGCGCTCTGCGAGAGGCGGGCAAGGCACTGGGTGTGGATCCCGGCGTCATCGATCGGGTGGCCCGCGCCCATCGCTGGTTCGATTCCCGCACCGATCTGCTGCAGCGTTTTGCCGACGCGGGGCTCGACCCGCAGGCGCCGCTCCACCGCCAGTGGGCCGCGTTCGCGGTGCAACTGCTGGGTTATCCGCGTCATCTGTCGCAGCATTCAGGCGGCTTCGTCATCAGCCGCGGCAGGCTGACCCGGCTGGTGCCGGTGGAAAACGCCGCCATGGACGGCCGCACCATCATCCAGTGGGACAAGGACGACATCGAGGCCCTGGGCATCCTGAAGATCGACGTCCTGGCGCTGGGGATGCTGTCCATGCTGCATCGCGCGCTGGACCTGATGGCCGAAAGGCATGGCCGGCCTTTTGCGCTGCGGGATATCCCGCCCGAAGACCCCGCAACCTACGACATGCTCAGCCGGGGCGACAGCATGGGTGTGTTCCAGGTGGAATCCCGCGCCCAGATGGCCATGCTGCCGCGTCTGCGCCCGCAGTGTTTCTATGATCTGGTGATCGAGGTCGCCATCGTGCGCCCCGGCCCCATGCAAGGCGGCATGGTCCATCCCTACCTGCGCCGCCGCCAGGGGCTGGAGCCGGTCACCTTTCCGTCCAGGGGGATGGAGCAGGCGCTGGCCCGCACGCTGGGCGTGCCGATTTTCCAGGAACAGGTCATGCAGGTCGCCATGCTGGCGGCCGGCTATTCGGCGGGCGAGGCCGACCAGTTGCGCCGCGCCATGGCCGCCTGGAAACGCCACGGCAACATGGACGTCCACCATGACCGCCTGGTCAGCGGCATGCTGATGCGCGGCTACGACCGCGATTTTGCCGAGAGCATCTTTGCCCAGATCCGGGGCTTTGGCGAATATGGCTTTCCCGAAAGCCACGCGGCCAGTTTCGCCCTGCTGGCTTATGCCAGTGCCTGGCTGCGCCGCCACGAACCGGCCGTTTTTCTGGCGGCGCTGCTCAATAGCCAGCCCATGGGCTTCTATACCTCGTCCCAACTGGTGCAGGACGCGCAGCGGCGCAGAGTGCGCGTGCTGCCGGTGGACGTCACCGTCAGCGATTGGGACAGCGGGCTGGAGCGCGTGGACGGGGCTCGTGATACGCGGATGGAAACCGTGCGCCTGGGGTTCTCTCTCATCAGCGGCATGAATCGCGATGCCGCCGCGCACATCGTCCAGGCCCGGTCCGCGCAGCCTTTCGCGGACGTGGCCGATCTGGCCCACCGGGCACGGCTGGAGCGCCACGACCTGCAGGCGCTGGCGCGGGCCGGCGCCTTGTGCGCCCTGGCCGGCGGCAACCGGCGTGCCGCCCTGTGGCAGGCGGCCGCCGCCGTCCCGGATCGGGATCTGCTGCGCGGCATCACCCGGGATGATGTGGTGCCCGTGCTGCCGCGCGCTTCGGAAGGTCAGGAGATCGCCACCGATTACCGCGCCCTGGGCCTGACCCTGGGGCGCCACCCCCTGGCCCTGCTGCGCGACCGTTTGCGGGCCGACCATCTGCTGTCCGCCGCCCAGTTGGCCGGGCTGCGCAACCGCCAGCTGGCGCGCGCCTGTGGCCTGGTGACGGTGCGCCAGCGCCCCGGCACGGCCAAGGGCGTGCTGTTCATGACCCTGGAAGATGAGACAGGGACTGTCAATGTCATTGTCTGGCCGGATATGTTCACGCGATACCGGCACGAAGCGCTGAACGCGCCCCTGCTGGCCGTCTATGGCGTCTGGCAGACCGACGGCCAGGTCAGCCACCTGGTCGCCCGGCGTCTGGCGGACCGTAGCAACCTGCTGACGTCGCTGTTTGACGGCCTGCCGGTGCCGTCGAGGGATTTCTGCTGA
- a CDS encoding type II toxin-antitoxin system RelE/ParE family toxin — protein sequence MVATNFAGCWFFLYGFEKSNSADIAIDELKALRQVAEELLELDDYSLLVALRAGKIIEVSNGYDQTEKPHPG from the coding sequence TTGGTTGCGACGAATTTCGCGGGTTGCTGGTTCTTTCTGTACGGCTTTGAAAAGAGCAATAGTGCCGATATTGCTATAGACGAATTAAAGGCTCTGCGACAGGTCGCCGAAGAACTTCTAGAGCTTGACGACTATTCTTTGCTGGTTGCCTTGCGGGCTGGCAAAATTATTGAGGTATCCAATGGCTACGATCAAACGGAAAAGCCGCATCCTGGCTGA
- a CDS encoding DNA-binding transcriptional regulator: protein MATIKRKSRILAEMHETARDLYEVGLISKRRMHEFDALCHIDVHEIPPQRIKQLRQREHLSQAVFAAVLNISVSTVQKWEIGDKKPSGPSLKLLSLIERKGLEAVL from the coding sequence ATGGCTACGATCAAACGGAAAAGCCGCATCCTGGCTGAAATGCACGAAACAGCCCGTGATCTCTACGAGGTCGGTCTGATCAGCAAACGCCGCATGCATGAATTTGATGCCTTGTGCCACATCGATGTGCATGAAATACCGCCGCAGCGGATCAAGCAACTACGCCAACGCGAACATCTCAGCCAGGCCGTATTTGCCGCTGTGCTCAACATCAGCGTGTCCACCGTCCAGAAATGGGAAATCGGCGACAAAAAGCCCAGTGGCCCGTCCCTGAAGCTTCTCAGTCTGATCGAACGCAAGGGGCTCGAAGCCGTCCTGTAG
- the hutI gene encoding imidazolonepropionase, producing MPHLPEPGARPHGCVLWKNLRIVPPGWRSGLVPLCDLAVEGLRIAWLGAAGQAPAGFQAALQHDLGGALVTPGLIDCHTHLVHGGQRANEFALRLAGASYEDIARQGGGIVSSVRATRAADEDTLFQQALKRLDALRAEGVTAIEIKSGYGLDLDTERKMLRVARRLGEARPVTVRTTFLGAHALPPEYAGRADDYIDLVCNVMLPALDDEGLVDAVDVFCEGIGFSLAQSERVLQAATRRGLAVKMHAEQLSLMGGAALAARYGALSADHLEWLDDAGAQAMRQAGMVAVLLPGAYYFLRDTHVPPIELLRRHGVPIALATDCNPGTSPATSLLLMLNMACTLFRMTVAEALDGVTCHAADALGCVGVSGRLAVGHPADFAVWDIDSPAELAYWMGLPRCRMSVRQGSIAFQSTR from the coding sequence ATGCCGCATCTCCCAGAACCCGGCGCCCGCCCACACGGTTGTGTCTTGTGGAAGAACCTGCGCATTGTGCCGCCCGGCTGGCGGTCCGGGCTGGTGCCTCTGTGCGACCTGGCGGTCGAGGGCCTGCGCATTGCCTGGCTGGGGGCGGCGGGCCAGGCGCCGGCCGGGTTTCAGGCTGCGTTGCAGCATGACCTGGGTGGTGCGCTGGTCACGCCGGGGTTGATCGACTGCCATACCCATCTGGTTCATGGCGGTCAGCGGGCCAATGAATTCGCGCTACGCTTGGCCGGGGCCAGCTACGAGGACATCGCCCGCCAGGGCGGGGGCATTGTGTCCAGCGTGCGGGCCACACGGGCGGCCGACGAGGACACCCTGTTCCAGCAGGCGCTCAAGCGCCTGGACGCCCTGCGGGCCGAAGGCGTGACCGCCATCGAGATCAAATCCGGCTACGGCCTGGACCTGGACACCGAACGCAAGATGCTGCGCGTCGCCCGGCGTCTGGGGGAAGCGCGGCCGGTCACGGTGCGCACCACCTTCCTGGGGGCGCATGCCCTGCCGCCCGAATACGCGGGCCGCGCCGACGACTACATCGATCTGGTGTGCAACGTCATGCTGCCGGCCCTGGATGACGAGGGCCTGGTCGATGCCGTGGACGTCTTTTGCGAAGGCATCGGTTTCAGCCTGGCGCAGTCCGAACGCGTGTTGCAGGCCGCCACGCGGCGCGGCCTAGCGGTGAAAATGCATGCCGAACAGCTGTCCCTGATGGGCGGCGCGGCCCTGGCCGCCCGCTACGGGGCCTTGTCGGCGGACCATCTGGAATGGCTGGACGATGCGGGTGCCCAGGCCATGCGCCAGGCCGGCATGGTGGCCGTGCTGCTGCCCGGCGCCTACTATTTCCTGCGCGACACCCACGTGCCGCCCATCGAGCTGTTGCGCCGCCACGGCGTGCCCATCGCGCTGGCGACCGATTGCAATCCCGGCACTTCGCCCGCCACGTCGTTGCTGCTGATGCTGAACATGGCCTGCACGCTGTTCCGGATGACGGTGGCCGAGGCCCTGGACGGCGTCACCTGCCACGCCGCCGACGCCCTGGGCTGCGTGGGCGTCAGTGGGCGCCTGGCCGTCGGGCATCCCGCCGACTTCGCGGTCTGGGACATCGACAGCCCGGCCGAACTGGCCTACTGGATGGGCCTGCCACGCTGCCGGATGTCCGTGCGTCAGGGCAGCATCGCCTTCCAGTCCACCCGGTAG
- the hutH gene encoding histidine ammonia-lyase codes for MTTTLTLQPGKLDMDALRQIWLGKVQLALPAQAVRDMDASAAIVQAIIDRGVPAYGINTGFGKLAQTHIPDDQLQALQRNLILSHAVGVGDPVDARVARLLMAMKVASLARGYSGIRSSVVRTLMQVFNAGLIPHIPEKGSVGASGDLAPLAHMTLALLGEGHLLCEGQWLPAQQALARAGVAPIHLAAKEGLALINGTQVSTALALHGLFLAEHLFDSAVLAGALSVDAAKGSDAPFDPRVHEIRGQPGQIEVARRYRALLAGSAIRASHLVSDNKVQDPYSLRCQPQVMGAIHDLMDQVSRTLLAEANAVTDNPLVFPGHDGQPAQVISGGNFHAEPIAFAADILALAIAEIGGLAERRVALLIDASISGLPPFLVPEPGLNSGFMIAHVTAAALASENKSLAHPASVDSLPTSANQEDHVSMATFAARRLADMASNTAHIIGIELLCAAQGIDFHAPLTTSPPLQALHQQIRQDVPFYDHDRLLAPDLDIVGRRVLEGSYRVDWKAMLP; via the coding sequence ATGACGACGACTTTGACCTTGCAGCCCGGGAAGCTGGACATGGACGCACTGCGCCAGATCTGGCTGGGAAAGGTGCAACTGGCGCTGCCCGCACAGGCCGTGCGCGACATGGATGCCTCGGCCGCCATCGTGCAAGCCATCATCGACCGGGGCGTTCCGGCCTACGGCATCAACACGGGCTTCGGCAAACTGGCGCAGACGCACATCCCCGACGACCAGTTGCAGGCCTTGCAACGCAATCTGATCCTGTCGCATGCCGTGGGCGTAGGCGACCCGGTGGACGCCCGCGTGGCGCGCCTGCTGATGGCGATGAAGGTCGCCAGCCTGGCGCGCGGCTATTCGGGCATCCGGTCCAGCGTCGTCAGGACGTTGATGCAGGTCTTCAATGCCGGCCTGATCCCGCACATCCCCGAAAAGGGCTCGGTGGGCGCCTCGGGCGATCTGGCGCCCCTGGCGCACATGACGCTGGCGCTGCTTGGCGAGGGCCACCTGCTGTGCGAAGGCCAGTGGCTGCCGGCGCAACAGGCGCTGGCGCGGGCGGGCGTCGCCCCCATTCACCTGGCGGCCAAAGAAGGCCTGGCATTGATCAACGGCACCCAGGTGTCCACCGCCCTGGCGCTGCACGGGCTGTTCCTGGCGGAACACCTGTTCGACAGCGCGGTGCTGGCCGGCGCGCTGAGCGTCGACGCCGCCAAGGGCAGCGATGCGCCGTTCGATCCGCGCGTGCACGAAATCCGCGGCCAGCCGGGGCAGATCGAGGTCGCCCGCCGCTACCGGGCGTTGTTGGCGGGCAGCGCGATCCGGGCTTCGCACCTGGTGTCGGACAATAAGGTGCAGGACCCCTACAGCCTGCGTTGCCAGCCCCAGGTGATGGGCGCCATCCACGACCTGATGGACCAGGTCTCTCGCACGCTGCTGGCCGAAGCCAATGCCGTGACGGACAATCCGCTGGTGTTCCCGGGACACGACGGGCAGCCGGCCCAGGTGATCTCGGGCGGCAATTTCCATGCCGAGCCGATCGCGTTCGCCGCCGACATCCTGGCGCTGGCGATTGCGGAGATCGGCGGCCTGGCGGAACGCCGCGTGGCGCTTTTGATCGACGCCAGCATTTCGGGCCTGCCGCCGTTCCTGGTGCCGGAACCGGGGCTGAATTCCGGCTTCATGATCGCCCACGTGACCGCCGCCGCGCTGGCGTCGGAAAACAAGTCGCTGGCGCACCCCGCCAGCGTGGACAGCCTGCCCACGTCGGCCAACCAGGAAGACCACGTCAGCATGGCGACGTTCGCCGCCCGACGGCTGGCCGATATGGCCAGCAACACGGCGCACATCATCGGCATCGAACTGCTGTGCGCGGCCCAGGGCATCGATTTCCACGCCCCGCTGACGACGTCGCCCCCCCTGCAGGCGCTACACCAGCAGATCCGCCAGGACGTGCCATTCTACGATCACGACCGCCTGCTGGCCCCCGACCTGGACATCGTCGGGCGCCGGGTGCTGGAAGGCAGCTACCGGGTGGACTGGAAGGCGATGCTGCCCTGA